Proteins from a single region of Nitrososphaerales archaeon:
- a CDS encoding agmatinase family protein, with amino-acid sequence MRKPVSYPTPSYTDPRDRRVVSMVRKADRASPRAVNLLGVPFDGAVLGRKGAAEGPSAIRRAMRFFSNYNPEFGFDLLKARIVDLGDVVVRSPDVRKVHADVENEVGGALSKSSLLVVLGGDNSVSLPSITACSEKFGKVGLVVFDSHYDLREPMNGRPTSGSSYGTAVRTLEGLDGSRLVEIGIHGFLNSRSYADEARRLGTTIFTAKGVREAGTLAVARKAYGIASRGADVVYVSVDMDCVDVSSVSGVSAPSAGGIDARELFEMLYFLGTGRKVVCADIVELAPPLDPTGKSEVVAATALVYMIAGYTARSGRPS; translated from the coding sequence TTGAGAAAGCCCGTCAGCTACCCGACTCCCAGCTACACCGACCCCAGAGACAGGAGGGTCGTCTCGATGGTCAGGAAAGCGGATAGGGCCTCGCCTAGGGCTGTCAACCTGCTCGGTGTGCCGTTCGACGGCGCCGTGCTCGGGAGGAAGGGTGCGGCCGAGGGGCCGTCGGCGATAAGGCGCGCGATGAGGTTCTTTTCCAACTACAACCCAGAGTTCGGGTTCGACCTCCTCAAGGCGAGGATAGTGGACCTAGGGGATGTTGTCGTCAGGTCGCCAGACGTCAGGAAGGTGCACGCAGACGTGGAGAATGAGGTCGGCGGCGCTCTCTCGAAGTCTTCGCTGCTGGTCGTACTCGGAGGCGACAACAGTGTCTCTCTGCCCTCGATCACTGCTTGCAGCGAGAAGTTCGGCAAGGTCGGACTGGTCGTCTTCGATTCGCACTACGACCTGAGGGAACCGATGAATGGCAGGCCGACGAGCGGCTCCTCTTACGGCACCGCTGTGAGGACGCTGGAGGGTCTTGACGGCTCCAGGCTCGTCGAAATCGGAATCCACGGCTTCCTGAACTCTCGCAGCTACGCCGACGAGGCGCGAAGGCTGGGCACGACCATCTTCACGGCGAAGGGTGTGAGAGAAGCCGGCACCCTCGCGGTGGCACGCAAGGCGTATGGGATTGCGTCCCGCGGCGCCGATGTCGTCTATGTGAGCGTTGACATGGACTGCGTGGACGTCTCGTCAGTCTCTGGCGTCAGCGCACCGAGCGCCGGGGGGATCGACGCTAGGGAGCTCTTCGAGATGCTATACTTCCTCGGGACGGGACGCAAGGTCGTGTGCGCGGACATCGTGGAGCTCGCGCCTCCGCTAGACCCGACAGGCAAGTCCGAGGTTGTCGCTGCAACTGCTCTCGTCTACATGATTGCGGGTTACACCGCCAGGAGCGGTCGCCCTTCATAG
- a CDS encoding aldo/keto reductase produces the protein MRYATLGKTGLRVSRLAIGCMSFGGPDARGYEWTLDYEDSKKVIDRAVDIGINFFDTADVYSWGRSEEIVGRALEGRRKDVVIATKVGLPTGEGPDERGLSRKHIKTNLAKSLKHLRTNRIDLYQIHRWDYATPIEDVLRTLTDAVRKDKVVDNIGASSMWAWQFAKALYTSDRLGLERFATMQNHYNLAYREEEREMIPLCREEGVAIMPWSPLARGFLSGKYRRGRRSATLRYRKDNLIRERFFRPEDFDVVERLVEVAKQKGVKPSQVALAWLLSKKYVSSPIVGPTSVEQLEELVEAVSVRLKNSDIKRLEEPYSPHRVLGYH, from the coding sequence ATGAGATACGCCACGCTGGGCAAGACCGGTCTGAGGGTTTCGAGGCTGGCCATCGGATGCATGAGTTTCGGAGGCCCGGATGCAAGAGGCTACGAGTGGACGCTCGACTACGAGGACTCGAAGAAGGTGATCGACAGGGCTGTGGACATCGGGATAAACTTCTTCGACACCGCTGACGTCTACTCCTGGGGAAGGTCAGAGGAGATAGTCGGCAGGGCGCTTGAGGGAAGGAGGAAAGACGTTGTCATAGCGACGAAAGTCGGCCTCCCCACGGGGGAGGGGCCTGACGAGCGAGGCTTGAGCAGAAAGCACATCAAGACTAACCTCGCAAAGTCGCTCAAGCACCTCAGGACGAACCGTATTGACTTGTACCAGATCCATCGCTGGGACTACGCGACGCCGATTGAAGACGTGCTGAGGACGCTGACGGACGCCGTCAGGAAGGACAAGGTGGTAGACAACATAGGAGCGTCCAGCATGTGGGCGTGGCAGTTCGCAAAGGCACTCTACACCAGCGACAGGCTCGGCCTCGAGAGGTTCGCTACTATGCAGAACCACTACAACCTGGCTTACAGGGAGGAGGAGAGGGAGATGATTCCGCTTTGCAGGGAGGAGGGGGTGGCCATCATGCCCTGGAGCCCGCTCGCTAGGGGGTTCCTCAGCGGGAAGTATAGGAGAGGCAGAAGGTCCGCGACGCTCAGGTACAGGAAGGACAACCTGATCCGGGAGAGGTTCTTCAGACCGGAGGATTTCGACGTGGTCGAGAGACTCGTGGAGGTGGCAAAGCAGAAGGGTGTCAAACCTTCTCAGGTAGCTCTCGCGTGGCTCCTGAGCAAGAAGTACGTCTCTTCGCCGATCGTTGGCCCGACGAGCGTGGAGCAGCTGGAGGAGCTGGTCGAGGCGGTCAGCGTCAGGCTGAAGAACAGCGACATCAAGCGGCTCGAGGAGCCGTACAGCCCACACCGAGTCCTAGGGTATCACTAA
- a CDS encoding isoprenylcysteine carboxylmethyltransferase family protein: MAKITRRAEAATVLAILVIVFSSIMAGVGLAAFVSVVTGSWPTLDLPVPVRLLGAFLAAVGVFSIVIVSRYRSLRDVLDSTAVTMLKFYHRTPLERPEGRTERFIPTGPYRYVRNPMYFGAVCIAFGLAVALSAVAGLFWGTVLTIWFWFVWIPFEEKELDALFGDSYRDYKRRVPKLFPYGRSYRA, translated from the coding sequence ATGGCGAAGATCACTCGCCGTGCTGAGGCCGCCACCGTGCTCGCCATACTTGTTATCGTTTTCTCATCGATAATGGCCGGGGTCGGACTTGCCGCGTTCGTCTCAGTCGTCACCGGCTCTTGGCCGACTCTCGACCTCCCCGTTCCGGTAAGGCTGCTGGGCGCGTTCCTTGCGGCGGTCGGCGTGTTTTCAATCGTCATCGTTTCTAGATACAGGAGTCTGAGGGACGTCCTTGACTCGACAGCTGTCACTATGCTGAAGTTCTACCACAGGACGCCGCTCGAGAGACCGGAGGGAAGAACGGAGCGGTTCATCCCCACAGGTCCCTACAGGTATGTGAGAAACCCGATGTATTTTGGCGCGGTCTGCATCGCGTTCGGACTCGCGGTGGCGCTTTCGGCCGTCGCCGGCCTTTTCTGGGGCACAGTCCTGACAATCTGGTTCTGGTTCGTCTGGATACCTTTCGAGGAGAAGGAGCTTGATGCGCTGTTTGGAGACAGTTACCGGGATTACAAGCGCCGAGTCCCGAAGCTCTTCCCGTACGGAAGGTCCTACAGGGCATGA
- a CDS encoding exosortase/archaeosortase family protein, with protein sequence MDRAYLRFVAWIGTASAIAALAAPNFLPLLGQAVNDAFGTVFPAIPFAGLLALLFLFRWGDLRKLLMREEGLVSNPLTRLLGLGIIVSLLALRGVTSQLVELSGVAVVFVFYGTALVLNPLTWRMTLPYAAICAVGVAAPGILQWSLGEPLAWLSSVFSAGIVSLSGVPVVWQGTQFALQSKTGELVTATITPGCSSIISVTTFLGLLGLMHIDMGKDVFSTVKLAVAGVVALTALNSARIAILIFVGYEGGADALWSVHNWVGYALFLGFYVATLLIYPRMGGRVKSATLSLSGASPANIG encoded by the coding sequence GTGGACAGAGCCTACCTTCGATTCGTCGCATGGATTGGGACAGCTTCGGCCATCGCGGCGCTGGCGGCTCCGAACTTCCTGCCACTGCTGGGACAAGCGGTAAACGATGCGTTCGGCACAGTATTCCCGGCCATACCATTTGCTGGGCTCCTAGCCCTGCTTTTCCTGTTCCGCTGGGGCGACCTGCGCAAACTCCTGATGAGAGAAGAGGGTTTGGTGTCGAACCCTCTAACGAGGCTCCTCGGGCTCGGCATCATTGTCTCGCTTCTCGCGCTTCGGGGAGTGACGAGCCAGCTAGTGGAGCTGTCAGGCGTGGCCGTGGTCTTCGTCTTCTATGGGACCGCGCTCGTCCTGAACCCACTGACGTGGAGAATGACGCTTCCATACGCGGCGATATGCGCTGTTGGAGTCGCGGCTCCCGGGATCTTGCAGTGGAGCCTTGGAGAGCCTCTCGCCTGGCTGTCCTCGGTCTTCTCGGCTGGGATAGTCTCTCTGAGCGGCGTCCCAGTCGTCTGGCAGGGGACTCAGTTTGCCCTTCAGTCAAAGACGGGTGAGCTTGTGACAGCCACAATCACCCCCGGCTGCTCGAGTATAATCTCCGTCACGACCTTTCTAGGCCTCTTGGGGCTGATGCACATCGACATGGGGAAAGACGTCTTCTCCACCGTCAAGCTCGCTGTAGCAGGGGTAGTTGCACTGACGGCCCTGAATTCGGCGAGGATCGCCATCCTGATTTTCGTAGGCTACGAAGGTGGGGCGGACGCGCTCTGGAGCGTACATAACTGGGTCGGCTACGCATTGTTCCTTGGGTTCTACGTCGCGACCCTTCTCATCTATCCAAGGATGGGCGGACGCGTGAAGTCGGCGACGCTTTCATTGAGCGGAGCGTCTCCAGCCAACATCGGCTAG
- a CDS encoding S1C family serine protease, with product MTKSASASVVSVGLNGRSGTGVVIDTEGRILTANHVVHRLDEVEVGTSDGRKLNAKVVGRNPYADLALLKVDVGDLKPMELGDSSSLKVGQFVLALANPFSGAVSATSGIVTGVNRPIGGWWRFSIPNAVVTDARLNPGYSGGPLVDASGKMVAMNVAYVMNRGIAVPVDTIRTSLEKMAKGESVKRAYLGIVSSPIELPEEVASRADVDQDTALMVYSVEPESAAKKAGLALGDVLLKFGDQTLRGIQDLEGALGEETIGRKVKLVVLRGEQLKELTATPAASR from the coding sequence GTGACCAAGAGCGCTTCAGCTTCCGTGGTCAGCGTCGGGCTCAACGGAAGGTCGGGGACGGGCGTGGTCATCGACACCGAGGGGCGCATCCTCACAGCCAACCACGTCGTCCACAGGCTGGACGAGGTCGAGGTGGGGACGAGCGACGGAAGGAAGCTCAATGCCAAGGTCGTCGGCAGGAACCCGTACGCCGACCTCGCTTTGCTCAAGGTTGACGTTGGAGACCTGAAGCCGATGGAGCTCGGCGACTCAAGCAGCCTCAAGGTGGGCCAGTTCGTGCTGGCTCTGGCGAACCCGTTCTCTGGCGCAGTGAGCGCAACCTCCGGCATTGTCACAGGCGTCAACAGGCCGATAGGTGGCTGGTGGAGGTTCTCGATTCCGAACGCCGTAGTCACGGACGCCAGATTGAACCCGGGTTACTCTGGCGGCCCTCTGGTCGACGCGAGCGGCAAGATGGTTGCCATGAACGTAGCGTACGTGATGAACAGGGGCATCGCAGTACCCGTAGACACAATCCGCACGTCGCTCGAGAAGATGGCGAAGGGCGAGAGCGTGAAGAGGGCCTACCTGGGCATCGTCTCCAGCCCGATAGAGCTGCCCGAGGAGGTGGCCTCACGCGCCGACGTGGACCAGGACACCGCGCTGATGGTCTACTCGGTGGAACCCGAGAGTGCGGCAAAGAAGGCGGGACTAGCGCTTGGGGACGTGCTGCTGAAGTTCGGTGACCAGACGCTCAGGGGCATCCAGGACCTCGAAGGCGCGCTGGGCGAGGAGACAATCGGACGGAAGGTCAAGCTGGTTGTGCTGAGGGGAGAGCAGCTGAAGGAACTCACAGCGACGCCCGCAGCCTCCAGGTGA
- a CDS encoding DinB family protein — protein MRTELEAITRWYEYNFYVRKRYLGAIFHKIPAKVRYKDGGASFPTIVDIFVHVLDAYRWWFTYVYEDRVSEYERHRDKRRTRKEVAGEEREVDSLVMGFVKRLGDDDLDRVIRYRDGRVVKTVRLGDMLHHMIDEELQHRGEINALFWQRDVDPPIVGFHEWVRKLRG, from the coding sequence TTGAGGACCGAACTCGAAGCAATCACACGTTGGTACGAATACAACTTCTACGTGAGAAAACGATATCTCGGCGCTATCTTCCACAAGATCCCTGCCAAGGTGAGGTACAAGGATGGCGGCGCCTCGTTCCCCACCATAGTCGACATCTTCGTCCACGTGCTGGATGCCTACCGCTGGTGGTTCACCTATGTCTACGAGGACCGAGTGTCCGAATACGAACGGCACAGGGACAAGAGGCGCACGAGAAAAGAGGTTGCGGGAGAGGAAAGGGAGGTGGATTCGCTCGTCATGGGTTTCGTCAAACGTCTGGGCGACGACGACCTCGACAGGGTGATACGATACAGGGACGGGCGTGTCGTGAAAACGGTCAGGCTCGGCGACATGCTTCATCACATGATAGATGAAGAGCTGCAGCACAGGGGAGAAATCAACGCGCTATTCTGGCAACGGGACGTGGACCCGCCAATCGTCGGCTTCCATGAGTGGGTAAGAAAACTACGCGGCTGA
- a CDS encoding AbrB/MazE/SpoVT family DNA-binding domain-containing protein, with protein sequence MKVEETKVTQKHQTSIPKNVRRYLGVKPGQSVRWHVVKGMVVVDVHKKVPEPVEFLTSQVRLKLDAVKLVGETREAFG encoded by the coding sequence ATGAAGGTAGAGGAGACGAAGGTTACACAGAAGCACCAGACATCAATTCCAAAGAATGTCAGGAGGTACCTTGGCGTAAAGCCGGGCCAGAGCGTAAGGTGGCATGTGGTGAAGGGAATGGTCGTGGTCGACGTCCACAAGAAAGTCCCGGAGCCCGTAGAGTTCCTCACGTCGCAGGTGAGGCTGAAGCTGGACGCGGTCAAGCTTGTTGGAGAGACCAGGGAAGCCTTCGGATGA
- a CDS encoding type II toxin-antitoxin system VapC family toxin → MIYIDTNVFVYAIENHPKYGKSCGGILRDVEGGRLEASCSVLVLVELINVLKKINDYLSKEGQRRLDIERNVEAVMSLPLVWIDVDFLVIERASTYAFGINGVDYVHIASMELNSIHEVLSADRDLEKVGIIERVDPLDYRAS, encoded by the coding sequence ATGATTTACATTGACACAAACGTCTTTGTGTACGCCATAGAGAACCATCCGAAATACGGGAAGTCATGCGGGGGAATCCTCAGGGATGTCGAGGGCGGGAGGCTGGAGGCTTCCTGCTCTGTCCTGGTTTTGGTCGAGCTGATCAACGTGCTCAAGAAGATAAACGACTACCTGTCGAAGGAGGGGCAGCGGAGGCTGGACATCGAACGCAATGTCGAAGCCGTGATGTCTCTGCCGCTCGTCTGGATAGATGTGGACTTCTTGGTCATCGAGAGGGCGTCGACGTATGCCTTCGGCATCAATGGAGTGGATTACGTGCACATTGCATCGATGGAACTAAACTCGATACACGAAGTTCTGTCAGCCGACAGGGATCTGGAGAAGGTCGGGATAATAGAACGGGTGGACCCGCTGGATTATCGGGCGTCATGA
- a CDS encoding ABC transporter ATP-binding protein, which translates to MPELVIETENLVKVYREGNITAVNGFNLRVGKGEIYALIGANGSGKTTAINMMTGALTPTSDAIRVLGMEMPRDRHLVSTQIGVAPQEYSLYPDLTLEQNVAFFAKLYGMRREDYRRRFSELLGILKLEGRKDSVVANLSGGMKRRASIACALIHDPRVIFLDEATVGIDPIMRAFFWDYFRSLSARGLTIVLTSHVMDEAGRADRIGLARMGKLVEEGEPKSLLAEHHAGSIEEVFLKLSEREFNDE; encoded by the coding sequence TTGCCTGAATTGGTCATCGAGACCGAGAACCTCGTTAAGGTGTACCGAGAGGGAAACATCACCGCGGTCAACGGGTTCAACCTCCGCGTCGGGAAGGGCGAAATCTATGCGCTGATTGGGGCCAACGGCTCCGGCAAGACGACCGCAATCAACATGATGACCGGGGCCCTGACCCCGACCTCCGACGCCATCAGGGTTCTGGGGATGGAGATGCCCCGCGACCGTCACTTGGTTTCTACCCAGATCGGGGTCGCGCCGCAGGAGTACTCGCTCTACCCTGACCTTACCCTGGAACAGAACGTCGCGTTCTTCGCTAAGCTCTACGGCATGAGGAGGGAGGATTACCGGAGACGGTTCTCCGAACTCCTGGGCATCCTGAAGCTCGAAGGGAGGAAGGACTCGGTCGTGGCGAATCTGTCCGGGGGGATGAAGAGGAGGGCAAGCATCGCGTGCGCACTGATTCACGACCCGCGCGTCATCTTCCTCGACGAGGCAACGGTCGGCATCGACCCGATAATGCGCGCGTTCTTCTGGGACTACTTCCGCTCGCTATCCGCGAGGGGGCTGACCATAGTCCTCACGTCTCACGTGATGGACGAGGCCGGGAGGGCGGACCGCATCGGACTGGCCAGGATGGGGAAGCTCGTCGAGGAGGGAGAGCCGAAGAGCCTCCTGGCGGAGCACCACGCCGGGTCAATCGAGGAGGTGTTCCTCAAGCTTAGCGAAAGGGAGTTCAACGATGAGTAG
- a CDS encoding ABC transporter permease, which translates to MSSQRASRFSFRRSTAVAVRVLTQIRRDRRTLAMLMVMPAVIMLIFGFALGGQASNVPILVDNQDAGYSATLGPTNINLHAGSQVLTSMQANGVVKVTVGSFADGKDGVDSGKYFASILIPANFSRSLFLKSSGATVTPSLQVYLDGTKPALTAGILGALQGSVQNASGVKGFDVVRQYAFGGVQFSGLDVSLPSVIAFVLTFLVLLVSLLTISRETTSGTLPRLFTTPLTALERLLGYAFALLLLGVMMVTVILVIGVGLFGVVVRGSLVLLFSAAVLYALAHVLMAVFLSNFAKNELQAVQLAPLIALPSMALSGMLVPVNSLPDWIQPLARVVPLYYGNRLFEGIMLKGYGVGQLATDFLVVGGIAVLFLVLALSTVKDRIDA; encoded by the coding sequence ATGAGTAGCCAGAGAGCGAGCAGGTTCTCCTTCAGACGCTCGACTGCGGTGGCCGTGCGGGTGCTCACTCAGATTCGCAGGGACAGGCGGACCCTGGCGATGCTGATGGTGATGCCAGCTGTGATCATGCTGATCTTCGGATTCGCTCTTGGAGGGCAGGCCAGCAACGTCCCGATACTCGTGGACAACCAGGACGCAGGGTACTCGGCGACTTTGGGACCGACCAACATCAATTTGCATGCTGGTAGCCAGGTCCTGACTTCGATGCAGGCGAACGGCGTCGTGAAGGTGACCGTCGGTAGCTTCGCCGATGGGAAGGATGGCGTCGACTCGGGCAAGTACTTCGCTTCGATTCTGATACCCGCGAACTTCTCGCGTTCCTTGTTCCTGAAGTCGAGTGGGGCGACGGTGACCCCCTCTCTGCAGGTCTACCTCGATGGCACCAAGCCAGCGCTGACGGCCGGGATTCTCGGCGCGCTTCAGGGCTCCGTGCAGAATGCGTCGGGGGTGAAGGGGTTCGACGTGGTCCGGCAGTATGCCTTCGGAGGGGTGCAGTTCAGCGGGCTGGACGTCAGCCTGCCTTCGGTAATCGCCTTTGTGCTGACATTCCTCGTCCTTCTCGTCTCGCTCCTCACGATATCGAGGGAGACGACCTCGGGCACCCTCCCGAGGCTCTTTACCACCCCGCTGACCGCCCTCGAGCGGCTGCTCGGCTACGCCTTCGCGCTTCTGCTCTTGGGCGTCATGATGGTGACTGTGATACTGGTGATCGGCGTCGGGCTCTTCGGGGTTGTGGTCAGGGGGAGCCTGGTGCTGCTGTTCTCGGCCGCCGTGCTCTACGCTCTCGCGCACGTCCTGATGGCCGTGTTCCTGTCGAACTTCGCCAAGAACGAGTTGCAGGCGGTGCAGCTGGCGCCCCTCATCGCGCTCCCGAGCATGGCACTCAGCGGCATGCTGGTCCCGGTGAACAGCCTACCCGACTGGATCCAGCCGCTAGCGAGGGTTGTGCCGCTGTACTATGGGAACAGGCTGTTCGAGGGTATCATGCTGAAGGGATATGGGGTCGGCCAGCTGGCAACGGACTTCCTGGTGGTTGGAGGGATCGCTGTGCTGTTCCTGGTACTGGCGCTTTCGACCGTGAAGGACAGGATTGACGCGTGA
- a CDS encoding cupin domain-containing protein: MANERKPSGAKGGLAPAQRVELASLVSYQQGSVVSRTLMNSRAGSVTLFAFDEGDGLSEHSAPFDALLHVLEGEAEVKIAGVKNRLKAGEAIVLPAGKPHAVLATTRFKMLLTMIRSK, encoded by the coding sequence ATGGCAAATGAAAGGAAACCGTCGGGGGCGAAGGGAGGGTTGGCGCCCGCTCAAAGGGTCGAGCTGGCTTCGCTCGTCTCCTACCAGCAGGGTTCAGTCGTCAGCCGCACTCTCATGAACAGCAGGGCAGGCTCCGTGACGTTATTCGCCTTCGACGAGGGAGACGGCCTGAGCGAGCACTCGGCTCCGTTTGACGCCCTCCTGCACGTCCTTGAGGGCGAGGCCGAGGTTAAGATAGCGGGAGTGAAGAACCGACTGAAAGCGGGCGAAGCAATCGTCCTCCCGGCAGGAAAGCCTCACGCAGTGTTGGCGACCACGAGGTTCAAGATGCTCCTCACGATGATAAGGTCGAAGTGA
- a CDS encoding PIN domain-containing protein translates to MKRGTALRAMVDSYAWVEIFKGSAAGKAAKEQLEASDEAFTPDVVLAELAVKYLREGEEPRAIRRWLQTVTEATQVLGIDISIAEESAKSSIVLVKRAGENGLPKPGLADAVVLASARISQAQVLTGDQHFRGLPDTLWLGGK, encoded by the coding sequence TTGAAGAGAGGGACCGCCTTGAGGGCCATGGTTGACTCGTACGCCTGGGTCGAGATATTCAAGGGAAGCGCTGCGGGAAAGGCTGCGAAGGAGCAGCTAGAAGCATCAGACGAGGCGTTCACCCCCGACGTGGTCCTGGCCGAGCTCGCTGTCAAGTACCTCAGGGAGGGTGAAGAGCCGCGGGCCATCCGGAGGTGGCTGCAGACAGTAACGGAGGCCACCCAGGTGCTTGGAATCGATATCTCGATCGCGGAAGAATCGGCGAAGTCGTCCATCGTGCTGGTGAAAAGAGCCGGAGAGAACGGCCTCCCGAAACCGGGACTGGCGGACGCCGTGGTGCTCGCTTCCGCAAGGATTAGCCAGGCCCAAGTCCTCACGGGCGACCAGCATTTCAGAGGCTTGCCCGACACTTTGTGGCTCGGCGGCAAGTGA
- a CDS encoding HNH endonuclease — protein MPPSAVKTVRDLLYWQYAKIISNSAGEGKSNYGFIMNRFKKLQSGEMQWSSSIREYVKEHEKPDTCVYCGSKGNLTVEHMLPRVRGGPDVLENAVWVCASCNSRKGSKRLYEWYGLENRNDLPRIAEGKYLKLLYSLHEARGTLTATPKDLCSGCDLGAKCLAEGNLSVYCLEGKFTKS, from the coding sequence TTGCCTCCGTCGGCCGTCAAGACGGTAAGAGATCTCCTGTACTGGCAGTACGCCAAGATAATCTCCAACTCAGCAGGTGAGGGAAAGAGCAACTACGGTTTCATCATGAACAGATTCAAGAAACTCCAGTCTGGCGAAATGCAGTGGTCTTCCTCTATCAGGGAGTATGTCAAGGAGCACGAAAAACCGGACACCTGTGTGTACTGCGGCTCCAAAGGAAATTTGACAGTTGAACACATGCTCCCCAGAGTTCGGGGAGGACCAGACGTCCTAGAAAACGCTGTCTGGGTATGCGCCAGCTGCAACTCGAGAAAGGGAAGCAAGAGACTCTACGAGTGGTATGGCTTGGAGAACAGAAACGACCTGCCTAGGATTGCCGAGGGGAAGTACCTGAAATTGCTCTACTCGCTTCACGAGGCCCGTGGGACACTGACGGCAACGCCCAAGGACCTCTGCTCGGGGTGTGATTTGGGCGCAAAATGCCTTGCCGAGGGAAACCTATCGGTCTATTGTCTCGAAGGCAAGTTCACGAAGTCTTAA
- a CDS encoding SagB/ThcOx family dehydrogenase encodes MSVEEAIARRRSVREYASEPLTLMQLSQLLWATQGITEPAHGFRTAPSAGALYPLEVYAVVKEAGVTGLDAGIYHYSVPENSLALVKSGDISSRLKAAALDQDAVGFAAVNLVTTAVLERTTVKYGDRGVQYAFLETGHAAENAFLQAQSLGLATVVIGAFDDDAVRAVLGVGTDEKPMYIQPVGVPTA; translated from the coding sequence ATGTCTGTCGAGGAAGCCATCGCTCGGAGAAGGTCCGTCAGGGAGTACGCGAGCGAACCACTCACTCTCATGCAACTTTCGCAGCTCCTTTGGGCAACGCAGGGAATCACAGAGCCAGCTCACGGATTTAGGACCGCTCCTTCGGCCGGCGCTCTTTACCCACTAGAGGTGTATGCCGTCGTCAAAGAGGCAGGAGTAACGGGGCTAGACGCTGGTATCTACCATTATTCGGTCCCAGAGAACAGCCTGGCCCTGGTCAAGAGCGGCGACATTTCTTCCAGGCTGAAGGCAGCGGCGCTTGATCAGGACGCTGTTGGGTTCGCGGCTGTGAACCTGGTGACAACAGCTGTTCTCGAAAGGACCACCGTCAAGTACGGCGATAGGGGAGTCCAGTACGCGTTTCTGGAGACAGGGCACGCCGCCGAGAACGCCTTCCTCCAGGCCCAGTCTCTGGGTCTTGCGACGGTTGTGATAGGAGCCTTTGACGACGACGCCGTCCGCGCGGTGTTGGGAGTTGGGACTGACGAGAAACCGATGTACATTCAACCCGTTGGGGTGCCAACGGCCTAG
- a CDS encoding SET domain-containing protein-lysine N-methyltransferase, which translates to MIQGFGVFALGDFEAGEQIFDIDDSDVVSDFSKLTRHDYEFELDYLESGKVVRLRPPFRCVNHSCNPNAYVKTIDGQRKALAMREIRVGEEITYDYSTNGYSDGTFECHCGSRNCRKVYHGNFFGLPRATQIRYLPYIEDWFKSEHKEDFESLLGSL; encoded by the coding sequence GTGATTCAAGGGTTTGGCGTCTTCGCGCTTGGAGATTTCGAAGCGGGTGAACAGATATTTGACATAGACGACTCGGACGTCGTCTCAGACTTCTCAAAGCTTACGAGACACGACTATGAGTTCGAGCTTGATTATCTAGAAAGCGGGAAGGTGGTACGACTGAGGCCTCCGTTCAGGTGCGTCAACCATTCGTGTAATCCAAACGCGTATGTGAAGACAATCGATGGCCAAAGGAAAGCGCTGGCGATGCGGGAAATCAGAGTTGGAGAAGAAATAACCTATGATTACTCGACAAACGGCTACAGCGACGGAACGTTCGAATGCCACTGCGGCAGTAGGAATTGCAGGAAGGTATACCACGGGAACTTCTTCGGGCTTCCCCGAGCCACCCAGATCAGGTATCTGCCCTACATAGAAGACTGGTTCAAGAGCGAGCATAAGGAAGACTTCGAGTCGTTGCTAGGGTCTCTTTGA